In Lathyrus oleraceus cultivar Zhongwan6 chromosome 2, CAAS_Psat_ZW6_1.0, whole genome shotgun sequence, the DNA window tttcaattcaataggcgaTTTTTCctcattaacctccttcttcaagtcttcctcctcaacttcccacggttgtagttcgtttaaactatcaagttcccttaagcattcatcaagagcttgctcttctttTACTGTGAAAACTTCATaggagtcatcaagagctaactccataggagatatctcatgaatatgcttagaaactTCAAAGGTTGCCTCTTCAATCGCATAAATGCGAAAACTATCACGTCTATCatttgaatgcttcatggcttagaataggtcaaaagtgacttcttcattttggacccttaccttcatcaaactgtcgtcaacgtctatcatcatgcgtgcggttttctTGAACGATCGGCCaagaatgagcggagcatcatcatcctcttccatatcaatcacaatgaaatcgaccaggaaaaagaatttgtcaactttaaccaaaacatcttgggctacgccatgaggatggaTAGTCGACTTATCCACCAATTGCAAAGTCATTCGGATGaacttaatttcaatgttgccaagcgtcttcacaatagacaatggtataagattaatgcttgaccccaaatcaattagccCCTTACCGACAtagacatcaccaattttaaccggcaaagtaactcggcccggatcaacctctttttttggaagcgtcctttgaatgattgcactacagctcgcatctaggacaatggtctccggttccgtgtacctcctcttttttgtaagtatgtctttcatgaattttgcatacttaggcatttgctccaatgctttAGCAAACAGAATGTTAACTTGcagttgtttgaaaatatccatgaaccgggcgtaatgccgttcattctcccttttagatggagcatgtggatatggaaggttttggattggagtagcgctcactacctcctttcctttagcaactctagaacttctcgctcttttctttttcacttcctccactATCACTTCATCAttcttatttttctcaatttccacactttctttcttttcaacttcaccattcttttcgttcttttcaacttcttcctcactccactcccccacttcaccatcaatactatcctccaatatttcctcctcatcttttttctcttcctctctttgttcactctcatctctttttttattctcactaatcaactcccttccacttctcgtcattatcgctttacaatgttctttaggattcgtttgcgtgttcgccTAAAAAGAtggaccgggttgttgttccACTAGTCGCTTAGCAAGTTGTCTgacttgagtctcgagatttttgattgccgcatcgttactcttttgattagccatcgacatttgcataaattgtgtcaatgtaTCTTCTAGCTTTGAAGTCACGACCGACagttgttgaggttggtaagtattttggggagggttttgacggctagaagaaccacccccataaccttggttatggtaatagttactccttggttggaacccttgattcccttgaaagtgttgttgttgattttgaggatgtggttgataaggttgttgttgttgttgttgcctcggttggtagtctcgttggttcgccatgtagtttacttcttcgaacccgggaggtggacaaaatccggtgtcatgctcacctttgcaaagctcacaacaagctatttgtttagcttttgaaggttctctcaactcttttatttgttgagttaagagttccacttgttgtgaaatgagtttgttttgggcaagaattGTATCGTTCGTCCCAAGCTCTAGCACTCCCGGTTTCTTTAAagtgttgcctctactttgactttggaggtcatttagagccattcggttaataatatttgtagcttcttcggcgcttttagacaataaagaaccacccgaggtagcatccaacaaagtcttaCAATTCGGTTGGAGGCCAtttttgaaaatgtggatttgagtcaattcgtCAAATCCGTGCCCTTtgcacttccgaagcatggatttgaatctttcccacgcctcgTTCAATGATTCATTGGTCCCTTGTGAAAACACGGAGATtgccgttttggattccatgaaacggttgtgggagaaaaatcttttaataaacttctcttccaacacgttgcaatccgtcatgactgcaggtgtttgatccaagtaccaatcttttgctttgccgagcaaagcgtggggaaataatcttttgaacaacggGAGCTCTTaagcttgatcaactccggccgccaatgctctctcataaaatttggtgagaaaagcaaaggggtcttcatggtccattccggtgaatggacttccatatagtaggttaagagttcccgttttcatctcggcttgccttcccgtatggttggcaaactgagcagtattccttggactgttgacaCAAGGTGTGGACatgggcggtggttgtggtggttgagccatgataggtatgaaagttggtggatgtgttgtagaagaactttctccttgttcttgtctTTCTCTAGTTTGTTGCCTCtttcgtctcgttctgctattcagtctcctggtggttctttcgatctcgggatcaaaaagaagttcgtcctcaggaacctgccctcgcataaaacaAAAGCTGCACAataaaccaaacaaattacaagcacaagtcaaaaattcaaaagttaaaaattaagcaactattgcgatgctcgcaatatcaattcacaatccccggcaacggcgtcATTTTGTTGAGTGTAGGTTTGAGTGTtgggtttttgttatcgtctccacagggattgtgagatatcgccgcctttcgacagttgttttaattcttaactagtagtaacaaggggggttttggttttagtcacggtatcttgcataaaagaGTAAGAAaatcactacaacaaacaagaccttagacagcgctttttttagccttagacagcgctttaaagcgctgtctaaacctccgctgctaaaggtttagacagcgcttttttaaatcttaaaagcgctgtctaagccccccccccccttagacagcgcttttgaaaagcgctgtctaagctCCACCGCCTTAGACAACGCTTTGGCCAAAAGtgctttctaagaccctcctattttaatttttttaggtataccttagacagcgcttttcaaaaagcgctgtctaagcccctcccttagacagcgcttttgcctaaagcgctttctaatcccccccttagacagcgctttttacaaaagcgctgtctaaggtatacgaaattttttgaagcttttgttttaaaccacattttttccaggtttataaaccagaatttctacctgttttcaaccagattttgacagacaattatcacattttatatatgccattttggccttttttctacaaatttttggctaacaaatatatatatataccaattcaaagcaattgaaaacaaaaatataacgaaatcatgcattatcagatataacttataatcaaagcaattgaaaacaaaaaaataaagaaatcatgcattatcagatataacttataatcaaagcaattgaaaacaattaatccagacgaaaatacataactaaggtagtatctttgaatatcctaacaattataaagttcaattcattttaaacttcaaaaacctatacataaccaatgttaatataaacttcaataacgtatccAATAGATCAAAAAATGAATTCCATTGACTAAAAACAATACTTTTTTCATCAGAATATTTCTGAATATGTTCTAAGAAATCAAACAGCCTTGAAACTTTTGAAGACTCCGTCAAATTGTTCTCAGTATCAACCTTGAATGGGCTTTCTGATGGAAGTACAATAAGATCATTTTTCTTGAGTGATTGACGACAGATTGGACACTTGCCACCCATTGAGGTACCCCAGCAATTGAATAGGCATTCTCTACAAAACTGATGTGCACATGGTGTAAAAACAGGATCTTCAGGTGATTCCAAACATATAGAGCATTCTACAGTTTCACCCTTTTGAATATGACCCAAAACCTCATCAATGTATCCATGAGATTGGATAGAATGGGAAGAAGAAATAGAATTCTGTAGGAATCTACTAGCAAGTTTGTTCAACGCGCAGGAAAGACAGGAGACTGAATAGATCCTCCAAACTATTCTGAAACAGAGAACATCACAATTTCAGAAAGAGATTCTTGACAATACACTCTTTTGCTTAATAACTATGAGCTCATTATATGGGAGGAGTACTTTTCTACTAGCAATTCTATAAATTACACAAAATGTTTCTCAATAATTAACCTGAAGCGGTGTTCCAGTTAGACACCAGCGGCAGTGTGAGGACAGGGCAATAGTAGCCTGGGCAACCTGACTTTTATGGGCTTTAATATGGTGAGCTTCGTCTAGTACCACTCTGAACCATTGGACCCTGTGGTAGATGCTATTCTCTCCATCCTGGTTTCAAAGAATCAGGGAATCCAAAATGAGGAGGTTCACTAtttaaatttatgaaaataaaatacaaataaacATTTCCTTACACTTTTATATGAAGCTGATAGGACACCATATGTTGTCAAGACAACGTCGTACTCTAACAACAAATCAACATTATCAGTTCTACCCCCACCATAATGAACAAATATGGATATGCTGCCTGATTTTGAATGTGTTTCAAGCTCGTCCTGGATATTATAAACCATTGTAAATTGCCTTTCACATAAATATTGAGATATATATAAAAGAACAACCATGCTTTTTTAATTGGCTTAAATATAAAAGAACAACCATGCTTTTTTAATTGGCTTAATTAGAGAGGAATCTCACCTTCCACTGACCCAATAATGCCATGGGACAAACAATCAGAGTGCCACCCTCTACATTGTTAATATTCCTCCTCTTAGTTGAGAAAATGTTGTCATATAGGCTCTCTGCGTTACTGTCTTCTGACTTCACCCTGCCTGGATTACTTAGAATCAAAGCAATTGTCATAACAGTCTTTCCAAGTCCCATTGCATCCGCCAGAATCTACAATAAACAAACACAACTGCAATAAGACAAACAGTTCAAAGTGCAGATCCACCGCTGCCCATGTAACTGCTACCGCCGCCGGCACCTCTGCCAGAATACATTGACGAATATGAGCTGCCGCCAACCTACATTGCATGGACAATACATAAGAATGTAACAAAAC includes these proteins:
- the LOC127123073 gene encoding DNA repair protein RAD5B-like, yielding MGLGKTVMTIALILSNPGRVKSEDSNAESLYDNIFSTKRRNINNVEGGTLIVCPMALLGQWKDELETHSKSGSISIFVHYGGGRTDNVDLLLEYDVVLTTYGVLSASYKSDGENSIYHRVQWFRVVLDEAHHIKAHKSQVAQATIALSSHCRWCLTGTPLQVNY